A single Paracoccus pantotrophus DNA region contains:
- the nadA gene encoding quinolinate synthase NadA, with the protein MLDLTTIRSELGSHYDLEPSLELAERMADVHARMGRVMPWPDWAIHAPYVAAINKLKKERNAVVLAHNYMTPQIYHGISDVVGDSLALAIAATKVEAQVIVQCGVHFMAETSKILNPQKTVLMPDMEAGCSLAESITAEGIAQMRARYPGAPVVSYVNTTAEVKAASDICCTSANAAQIVAALDADTIIMTPDKWLAQNVANKVPQKRIVWWDGACIVHEQFTAQDLRDFRDWNPGLKIIAHPECPPEVVAEADYAGSTANIQDWVEAERPKQVMLVTECSMASNISDANPEVEFLGPCNMCPYMQKITLEKVLWSLHTMTGVVEVDPQVADRARLAVQRMIDLSQRLAA; encoded by the coding sequence ATGCTCGATCTGACGACCATCCGCAGCGAGCTGGGCTCGCATTACGATCTCGAGCCCTCGCTCGAGCTGGCCGAGCGCATGGCGGATGTCCATGCCCGGATGGGCCGCGTCATGCCCTGGCCGGACTGGGCGATCCACGCCCCCTATGTCGCAGCGATCAACAAGCTGAAAAAGGAACGCAATGCCGTGGTGCTGGCGCATAACTACATGACGCCGCAGATCTATCACGGCATTTCCGACGTGGTGGGCGACAGCCTGGCGCTGGCCATCGCCGCGACCAAGGTCGAGGCGCAGGTGATCGTGCAATGCGGCGTGCATTTCATGGCCGAGACCTCGAAGATCCTGAACCCGCAAAAGACGGTGCTGATGCCCGACATGGAGGCCGGCTGCTCGCTGGCCGAAAGCATCACCGCCGAGGGCATCGCCCAGATGCGCGCGCGTTACCCGGGCGCGCCGGTGGTCAGCTATGTCAACACCACCGCCGAGGTGAAGGCCGCCTCGGACATCTGCTGCACCAGCGCGAATGCGGCGCAGATCGTGGCGGCGCTGGATGCCGACACGATCATCATGACGCCGGACAAATGGCTGGCGCAGAATGTGGCGAACAAGGTGCCGCAAAAGCGCATCGTCTGGTGGGACGGCGCCTGCATCGTGCACGAGCAGTTCACGGCGCAGGATCTGCGCGACTTCCGCGACTGGAATCCGGGGCTGAAGATCATCGCCCATCCCGAATGCCCGCCCGAGGTGGTGGCCGAAGCCGATTATGCCGGCTCGACCGCCAATATCCAGGACTGGGTCGAGGCCGAGCGGCCGAAGCAGGTGATGTTGGTCACGGAATGCTCGATGGCCTCGAACATCTCGGACGCCAATCCCGAGGTCGAGTTCCTCGGACCCTGCAACATGTGCCCCTACATGCAGAAGATCACGCTGGAGAAGGTGCTCTGGTCGCTGCACACCATGACCGGTGTGGTCGAGGTCGATCCCCAGGTCGCCGATCGCGCCCGGCTGGCGGTGCAGCGCATGATCGACCTGTCGCAGCGTCTGGCAGCCTGA
- a CDS encoding ThuA domain-containing protein has protein sequence MTIRVTVWGENVHEQKNQTVAGIYPDGMHNTIAAALNRDDGIAAGSVTLQDPEHGLTAERLAETDVLIWWGHCAHGEVQDAVVERVAEAVWSGMGMIFLHSAHFSKPFKRLMGTPCNLTWREAGERERLWLTSRNHPIAAGLPDHFELEHEEMYGEPFGVPEPLETVFVSWFAGGEVFRSGLTYKRGAGNVFYFRPGHETYPTYHDANVQRVILNAVKWAHNPAARLAEPTVAPNVPVEQALEPIEERGPRLHAAGEEGYR, from the coding sequence ATGACCATCCGAGTCACTGTCTGGGGCGAGAACGTCCACGAGCAGAAGAACCAGACCGTCGCCGGGATCTACCCGGACGGCATGCACAACACCATCGCCGCGGCGCTGAACCGCGATGACGGGATCGCGGCCGGCAGCGTCACCCTGCAAGATCCCGAGCATGGGCTGACGGCCGAGAGGCTGGCCGAAACCGACGTGCTGATCTGGTGGGGCCATTGCGCCCATGGCGAGGTGCAGGACGCGGTGGTCGAGCGCGTGGCCGAGGCGGTCTGGTCCGGCATGGGCATGATCTTTTTGCATTCGGCGCATTTCTCGAAACCCTTCAAGCGGCTGATGGGCACGCCCTGCAACCTGACCTGGCGCGAGGCGGGCGAGCGCGAGCGGCTTTGGCTGACCTCGCGCAACCATCCCATCGCCGCCGGCCTGCCCGATCATTTCGAGCTGGAGCACGAGGAGATGTATGGCGAGCCCTTCGGCGTGCCCGAGCCGCTGGAGACGGTCTTCGTCAGCTGGTTTGCCGGCGGCGAGGTGTTCCGCTCGGGCCTGACCTACAAGCGCGGGGCCGGCAACGTGTTCTATTTCCGCCCCGGCCACGAGACCTATCCGACCTATCACGACGCCAATGTGCAGCGGGTGATCCTGAACGCGGTGAAATGGGCGCATAACCCGGCCGCGCGGCTGGCCGAGCCGACCGTCGCGCCCAATGTCCCGGTCGAACAGGCGCTGGAGCCGATCGAGGAACGCGGTCCCAGGCTGCATGCCGCCGGCGAGGAGGGCTATCGCTGA
- a CDS encoding aminotransferase class IV family protein: MESPLRAGSDDPELRLIETVLWDGTGCPRIAGHLARLAAGARTLGWSCDAQAARAALVGPAGQPARLRLTLDRAGRIEVTRAPLPQSRPQWRLALAGTRLNSVDPWLRLKTTRRAHYDAARAALPEGVEEAVFLNERGEVCDGTITTVFFDRGQGLRTPPLSCGLLPGVLRAGMLAEGTCREELLLAGDLPHVRLWVGNALRGLIPATWAG; encoded by the coding sequence ATGGAAAGCCCGCTACGCGCAGGATCTGACGATCCCGAACTGCGGCTGATCGAGACGGTGCTGTGGGACGGCACCGGCTGCCCGCGGATCGCGGGGCATCTGGCGCGGCTGGCGGCGGGGGCGCGGACGCTGGGCTGGTCCTGCGACGCGCAGGCCGCCCGCGCCGCTCTGGTCGGGCCTGCGGGCCAGCCTGCGCGGTTGCGGCTGACGCTGGACCGCGCCGGGCGGATCGAGGTGACGCGCGCGCCCCTGCCGCAGTCGCGCCCGCAATGGCGGCTGGCGCTGGCCGGTACGCGGCTCAATTCGGTCGATCCCTGGCTCAGGCTCAAGACCACGCGGCGGGCGCATTACGACGCCGCCCGCGCCGCGCTGCCCGAGGGGGTCGAGGAGGCGGTCTTCCTGAACGAGCGCGGCGAGGTCTGCGACGGCACCATCACCACGGTCTTCTTCGACCGCGGCCAGGGGCTGCGCACCCCGCCGCTGTCCTGCGGGCTTCTGCCGGGCGTGCTGCGCGCCGGGATGCTGGCCGAGGGCACCTGCCGCGAGGAATTGCTGCTGGCCGGGGATCTGCCCCATGTCCGGCTGTGGGTCGGCAATGCGCTGCGCGGGCTGATCCCCGCCACCTGGGCCGGCTGA
- a CDS encoding ABC transporter substrate-binding protein, with amino-acid sequence MGRISRGALRPVALAALMGSIALPAVADELFYVAGGVGKQAEHFKELVKPWEERTGHTVTLVPMPQSSSDQFAQYRLWLAAGTKDVDLYQTDVIWAPQLSEYFVDLSEAAKDIVGEHFPSVIESQTSDGKLVALPLYTDAPALYYRTDLLEKYGKEVPRTWAELTETAKLIQDGERAAGQGDLWGFVWQGNAYEGLTCNALEWVKSFGGGQIVEADGTVSINNPQAVAALELAAGWIGTISPRGVLAHKEEEARGVWQTGNAVFMRNWPYAFALSGGADSAVKDKFNVAPLPAGTEEAGSAATLGGWNVAVSKFSTKQEAAVDLALYLASAEAQKRRALLDGNLPTVVALYDDAEIAEAVPLIPRWKEVFADAVPRPSGPTKNKYNEVSSKFWSAVHDTLSGNGSAAENLELLELELSDMQGSGW; translated from the coding sequence ATGGGACGTATCAGCCGGGGCGCGCTGCGCCCGGTCGCATTGGCCGCGCTCATGGGCAGCATCGCGCTGCCTGCCGTGGCGGACGAGCTGTTCTATGTCGCGGGCGGCGTCGGCAAGCAGGCCGAGCATTTCAAGGAACTGGTCAAGCCCTGGGAGGAACGCACCGGCCACACGGTGACGCTGGTGCCGATGCCGCAGTCCAGCTCGGACCAGTTCGCGCAATACCGGCTGTGGCTGGCGGCGGGCACCAAGGACGTTGACCTGTATCAGACCGACGTGATCTGGGCGCCGCAGCTTTCCGAATATTTCGTCGACCTGTCCGAGGCGGCCAAGGATATTGTCGGCGAGCATTTCCCCTCGGTCATCGAAAGCCAGACCTCGGACGGCAAGCTGGTGGCGCTGCCGCTCTATACCGATGCCCCGGCGCTGTATTACCGCACCGACCTGCTGGAGAAATACGGCAAGGAGGTGCCCAGGACCTGGGCCGAACTGACCGAGACCGCCAAGCTGATCCAGGACGGCGAGCGGGCCGCGGGACAGGGCGACCTGTGGGGCTTCGTCTGGCAGGGCAATGCCTATGAGGGGCTTACCTGCAACGCGCTGGAATGGGTGAAATCCTTTGGTGGCGGCCAGATCGTCGAGGCGGACGGCACCGTCTCGATCAACAATCCGCAGGCTGTGGCGGCGCTGGAACTGGCGGCAGGCTGGATCGGCACCATCAGCCCGCGCGGCGTGCTGGCCCATAAGGAAGAAGAGGCGCGCGGCGTCTGGCAGACCGGCAACGCGGTCTTCATGCGCAACTGGCCCTATGCCTTCGCGCTGAGCGGCGGCGCGGACAGCGCGGTCAAGGACAAGTTCAACGTGGCGCCGCTACCAGCCGGCACCGAGGAGGCCGGCTCGGCCGCGACGCTGGGCGGCTGGAACGTCGCGGTGTCGAAATTCTCGACCAAGCAGGAGGCGGCGGTCGATCTGGCGCTCTATCTCGCCTCGGCCGAGGCGCAGAAACGCCGCGCGCTGCTGGACGGCAACCTGCCCACCGTGGTCGCGCTCTACGACGATGCCGAGATCGCCGAGGCGGTGCCGCTGATCCCGCGCTGGAAAGAGGTCTTCGCCGATGCGGTGCCGCGCCCCTCGGGGCCGACCAAGAACAAGTATAACGAGGTCTCGTCGAAATTCTGGTCGGCCGTGCATGACACGCTGTCGGGCAACGGCAGCGCGGCTGAGAACCTCGAGCTGCTGGAGCTGGAGCTGAGCGACATGCAGGGCTCGGGCTGGTAA
- a CDS encoding carbohydrate ABC transporter permease yields MTRHKLLKRIGFYALVVVIVVFSVFPFYYAVVTSFASGTALFRVNYLPAGFDLRNYQAVLGSRNFLYSIGNSLIIATATVGLSLFLGVTASYALARVRFRGRGLLLMTILAVSMFPQIAVLAGLFELVRFLGIFNTHWAMILSYTIFTLPFTVWVLTTFMRDLPVEIEEAAIVDGASPWIIITRVFLPLLWPAMVTTGLLAFIGAWNEFLFALTFTSTESMRTVPVAIGLLSGASEQEIPWGPIMAASVIVTVPLIVLVLIFQRKIVAGLTAGGVKG; encoded by the coding sequence ATGACCCGTCACAAGCTGCTCAAACGGATCGGCTTTTACGCGCTGGTCGTGGTGATCGTCGTCTTTTCGGTCTTTCCCTTCTACTATGCCGTCGTGACCAGCTTCGCCTCGGGGACGGCGCTGTTTCGGGTGAACTACCTGCCCGCGGGCTTCGACCTGCGCAACTACCAGGCGGTGCTGGGGTCGAGGAACTTCCTTTACTCCATCGGCAACTCGCTGATCATCGCCACGGCCACGGTGGGGCTGTCGCTGTTCCTGGGCGTCACCGCCTCATACGCGCTGGCGCGGGTGCGGTTCCGGGGGCGGGGGCTTCTGCTGATGACCATCCTGGCCGTGTCGATGTTCCCGCAGATCGCCGTGCTGGCCGGGCTGTTCGAGCTGGTGCGCTTCCTGGGCATCTTCAACACCCATTGGGCGATGATCCTGTCCTATACGATCTTCACGCTGCCCTTCACCGTCTGGGTGCTGACCACCTTCATGCGCGACCTGCCGGTCGAGATCGAGGAGGCGGCGATCGTCGACGGCGCCAGCCCCTGGATCATCATCACCCGCGTCTTCCTGCCGCTTCTGTGGCCGGCGATGGTGACCACCGGGCTTCTGGCCTTCATCGGCGCCTGGAACGAGTTCCTGTTCGCGCTGACCTTCACCAGCACTGAAAGCATGCGCACCGTGCCGGTGGCCATCGGCCTGCTTTCGGGCGCCTCCGAGCAGGAGATCCCCTGGGGTCCGATCATGGCCGCCTCGGTCATCGTGACGGTGCCGCTGATCGTCCTCGTCCTCATTTTCCAGCGCAAGATCGTGGCGGGCCTGACCGCCGGCGGCGTGAAAGGTTGA
- a CDS encoding carbohydrate ABC transporter permease, whose product MTDPIAGRSGGPSLRQRRQRAAFWFLAPMLFALLCVAAWPLARTIWFSFTNTTLSNLYGGEWIGFDNYLSMRTLSSGRVVWRGTLVDPAWWNAVWNTVRFSLISVGFETVLGLIVALVLNAEFRGRALVRAAILIPWAIPTIVSAKMWAWMLNDQFGILNDILLRLGLISEKIAWTASTETAMTAVLIVDIWKTTPFMALLILAGLQMVPRDIYEAARIDGIHPVKVFFRVTLPLIKPALMVAVIFRMLDALRIFDLIYVLTPNSSATKTMSVISRENMIDFDKFAYGAAQSTLLFAIIAVFVSAYIWLGRVDLGGEGSK is encoded by the coding sequence ATGACTGACCCCATCGCGGGCCGCAGCGGCGGTCCCAGCCTGCGGCAGCGTCGGCAAAGGGCGGCCTTCTGGTTCCTGGCCCCCATGCTTTTCGCGCTGCTCTGCGTCGCGGCCTGGCCGCTGGCGCGCACCATCTGGTTCTCGTTCACCAACACCACGCTGTCGAACCTTTATGGCGGCGAATGGATCGGCTTCGACAACTACCTGTCGATGCGCACGCTGTCCTCGGGGCGGGTGGTCTGGCGCGGCACGCTGGTCGATCCGGCCTGGTGGAACGCGGTCTGGAACACCGTCCGCTTCTCGCTGATCTCGGTCGGGTTCGAGACGGTGCTGGGCCTGATCGTGGCGCTGGTGCTGAATGCCGAGTTCAGGGGCCGCGCCCTGGTGCGCGCCGCCATCCTGATCCCCTGGGCGATCCCGACCATCGTCTCGGCCAAGATGTGGGCCTGGATGCTGAACGACCAGTTCGGGATCCTGAACGACATCCTGCTGCGGCTGGGGCTGATCAGCGAAAAGATCGCCTGGACCGCCAGCACCGAAACCGCAATGACCGCCGTGCTGATCGTCGATATCTGGAAGACCACGCCCTTCATGGCGCTGCTGATCCTGGCCGGCTTGCAGATGGTGCCGCGCGACATCTACGAGGCGGCGCGGATCGACGGCATCCATCCGGTCAAGGTGTTCTTCCGCGTCACCCTGCCGCTGATCAAGCCGGCGCTGATGGTCGCGGTGATCTTCCGCATGCTGGACGCGCTGCGCATCTTCGACCTGATCTATGTGCTGACGCCGAACAGCTCGGCCACCAAGACCATGTCGGTCATCAGCCGCGAGAACATGATCGACTTCGACAAGTTCGCCTATGGCGCGGCGCAATCGACGCTGCTCTTCGCGATCATCGCCGTCTTCGTCAGCGCCTATATCTGGCTCGGCCGCGTGGACCTGGGCGGGGAGGGCTCGAAATGA
- a CDS encoding IclR family transcriptional regulator gives MKEFQDSSPVPPSLRNLQILEALAREARPMTATEINASLGLPKPTIHRLVANLEQEGYLSRQLDGRSYLPGLKLRQMMLGVMHACQYDLPRHDVLVRLFTAVGETCSISIPEGDTLVYVDRVETNWPLRLVIQLGTRVPLHATAAGKVCLAFMNPQSVEHFLRHARLHPHTPNTFVSAESLREELARVREQGHAIDDQEFIPGMVGISVPALDGRGRVLAAVTFHAPVQRMSLETAMTHLPALKRAASELADLA, from the coding sequence ATGAAAGAGTTCCAAGACAGTTCCCCGGTGCCGCCCAGCCTGCGAAACCTCCAGATCCTGGAAGCCCTGGCCCGCGAGGCGCGCCCGATGACCGCGACCGAGATCAATGCCAGCCTGGGCCTGCCCAAGCCCACCATCCACCGCCTGGTCGCCAATCTGGAGCAAGAGGGCTACCTGTCGCGCCAGCTCGACGGGCGCAGCTACCTGCCCGGCCTCAAGCTGCGCCAGATGATGCTGGGCGTCATGCATGCCTGCCAATACGACCTGCCGCGCCACGACGTGCTGGTGCGGCTTTTCACCGCCGTGGGCGAGACCTGTTCGATCTCGATCCCCGAAGGCGACACGCTGGTCTATGTGGACCGCGTCGAGACGAACTGGCCCCTGCGGCTGGTGATCCAGCTGGGCACCCGCGTGCCGCTGCATGCCACCGCGGCCGGCAAGGTCTGCCTGGCCTTCATGAACCCGCAAAGCGTCGAGCATTTCCTGCGCCATGCCCGGCTGCATCCGCATACGCCGAACACCTTCGTCTCGGCCGAAAGCCTGCGCGAGGAACTGGCGCGGGTGCGCGAACAGGGCCATGCCATCGACGACCAGGAATTCATTCCCGGCATGGTCGGGATCTCGGTCCCGGCGCTGGATGGGCGCGGCCGGGTTCTGGCCGCCGTGACCTTCCACGCGCCGGTGCAGCGCATGTCGCTGGAAACGGCGATGACGCATCTGCCGGCGCTGAAGCGCGCGGCAAGCGAACTGGCCGACCTGGCCTGA
- a CDS encoding Gfo/Idh/MocA family protein, translating into MTQTVPAQARRVPRIRLGMVGGGQGAFIGAVHRIAARIDDQYELVAGCFSSTPEKSAASAAELGVGRAYGDFAQMAMREARRKDGIEAVAIVTPNHLHAPVARAFLKRGIHVICDKPLTATLPEARKLAGAAADSDALFVLTHNYTGYPMVRQARAMTLAGELGEIRLVQVEYAQDWLAEPIEQAGNKQAGWRTDPAQSGAGGAIGDIGTHAFNLAGFVTGLELEALAADLQSFVPGRAVDDNGHVLLRYRGGARGMLWCSQVASGCENALRLRVYGSRAGIEWAQEEPNALWVTPLGRPRYRLSRGGAGTGLEAARLTRIPAGHPEGYLEGFANIYAEAARAILARRDGAVPDPAATFPGIREGLEGVAFVDACLRSSKRNGAWVALAL; encoded by the coding sequence ATGACCCAGACCGTTCCCGCGCAGGCCCGCCGCGTGCCCCGCATCCGCCTTGGCATGGTCGGCGGCGGGCAAGGCGCCTTCATCGGTGCCGTGCATCGCATCGCCGCGCGTATCGACGACCAGTATGAGCTGGTCGCGGGCTGCTTTTCCTCGACGCCCGAGAAAAGCGCGGCCTCGGCGGCGGAGCTGGGCGTGGGCCGCGCCTATGGCGATTTCGCGCAGATGGCGATGCGCGAGGCGCGGCGCAAGGACGGGATCGAGGCGGTGGCCATCGTCACCCCGAACCACCTGCACGCCCCCGTCGCCCGCGCCTTCCTGAAGCGCGGCATCCATGTCATCTGCGACAAGCCCCTGACCGCGACCCTGCCCGAGGCGCGCAAGCTGGCCGGGGCCGCAGCGGATTCGGACGCACTGTTCGTGCTGACCCACAACTATACCGGCTATCCGATGGTGCGGCAGGCCCGCGCCATGACCCTGGCGGGCGAACTGGGCGAGATCCGGCTGGTGCAGGTCGAATACGCGCAGGACTGGCTGGCCGAGCCCATCGAGCAGGCGGGCAACAAGCAGGCGGGCTGGCGCACCGACCCGGCGCAATCCGGTGCGGGCGGGGCCATCGGCGACATCGGCACCCATGCCTTCAACCTGGCCGGCTTCGTGACCGGGCTGGAGTTGGAGGCGCTGGCCGCCGATCTGCAAAGCTTCGTGCCGGGCCGGGCGGTCGATGACAACGGCCATGTGCTCTTGCGCTATCGCGGCGGGGCGCGCGGGATGCTGTGGTGTTCGCAGGTCGCCTCGGGCTGCGAGAACGCGCTGCGGCTGCGGGTCTATGGCAGCCGCGCCGGCATCGAATGGGCGCAGGAAGAGCCGAATGCCCTGTGGGTCACGCCGCTGGGCCGGCCGCGCTACCGGCTGTCGCGCGGCGGCGCCGGCACGGGGCTTGAGGCCGCGCGCCTGACCCGCATTCCCGCCGGCCACCCCGAGGGCTATCTTGAGGGTTTCGCGAATATCTATGCCGAGGCGGCGCGCGCCATCCTAGCCCGTCGCGACGGGGCGGTTCCGGACCCGGCGGCGACCTTTCCCGGCATCCGCGAGGGGCTGGAGGGCGTGGCTTTCGTCGATGCCTGCCTGCGCTCCAGCAAGCGCAACGGCGCCTGGGTGGCGCTGGCTCTCTAG
- a CDS encoding aminodeoxychorismate synthase component I — protein MILCEFGPDGKPVLFRDPREVLVVTGPEDVASALDHLEARRRQGAWIAGYLSYELGYALEPVLAREMPADRRTPLMAFAVHDAPEPAPLLPAPGAARLAPLEPMISPQDYAAAFARTRDYIAAGDCYQINLTFPIGSRLISGSALQLYAALAVRQPVGFGAYAELGQGPVVVSRSPELFFRLDAQGRIEARPMKGTAPRDPDPARDAALAAGLAASEKNRAENLMIVDLLRNDIARLSRVGSVRVPELFAVDSFATVHQMSSRVVGQLERPAELGALLRALFPCGSITGAPKIRAMQIIREVEPFPRGVYCGAIGWMAPDGAACFSVAIRTLSVWPDGEVTLNVGGGVVQDSTAEGEWEEALWKARYAQDLTIPNCG, from the coding sequence GTGATCCTTTGCGAATTCGGTCCTGACGGCAAGCCGGTCCTGTTCCGGGATCCGCGGGAAGTGCTGGTGGTGACCGGGCCCGAGGATGTGGCCTCTGCGCTCGACCATCTCGAGGCCCGGCGCCGGCAGGGGGCCTGGATCGCGGGCTACCTGTCCTATGAGCTGGGCTATGCGCTGGAGCCGGTGCTGGCGCGCGAGATGCCGGCGGACCGGCGCACGCCGCTCATGGCCTTCGCCGTCCATGACGCGCCCGAGCCGGCGCCGCTGTTGCCCGCGCCAGGCGCGGCCCGGCTGGCGCCGCTGGAGCCCATGATCTCGCCGCAGGATTACGCGGCGGCCTTTGCCCGCACCCGCGACTATATCGCGGCCGGCGACTGCTACCAGATCAACCTGACCTTTCCCATCGGCTCGCGCCTGATCTCCGGCTCGGCGCTGCAGCTTTACGCCGCGCTGGCCGTGCGCCAGCCGGTCGGTTTCGGGGCCTATGCCGAGCTGGGGCAGGGGCCGGTGGTGGTCTCGCGCTCGCCCGAGCTGTTCTTCCGCCTCGATGCGCAGGGCCGGATCGAGGCGCGGCCGATGAAGGGCACCGCGCCGCGCGACCCCGATCCGGCGCGCGACGCGGCCCTGGCGGCGGGGCTGGCGGCATCGGAAAAGAACCGGGCCGAGAACCTGATGATCGTCGACCTGCTGCGCAACGACATCGCCCGCCTCTCGCGCGTGGGCTCGGTGCGGGTGCCCGAGCTTTTCGCCGTAGACAGCTTTGCCACCGTCCACCAGATGAGCTCGCGCGTGGTGGGCCAACTGGAGCGTCCGGCGGAACTGGGCGCGCTGCTGCGGGCGCTGTTTCCCTGCGGCTCGATCACCGGCGCGCCCAAGATCCGCGCCATGCAGATCATCCGCGAGGTCGAGCCGTTCCCGCGCGGGGTCTATTGCGGCGCCATCGGCTGGATGGCCCCGGACGGTGCGGCCTGCTTCTCGGTGGCGATCCGCACGCTGTCGGTCTGGCCGGATGGCGAGGTCACGCTGAATGTCGGCGGCGGCGTGGTGCAGGATTCGACCGCGGAAGGCGAATGGGAGGAGGCGCTATGGAAAGCCCGCTACGCGCAGGATCTGACGATCCCGAACTGCGGCTGA
- a CDS encoding ABC transporter ATP-binding protein has protein sequence MAKIELKNVTKSYGGLQVIKGIDLEIRKGEFMVFVGPSGCGKSTLLRLVSGLEDITSGDMLFDGQRVNDLVPSDRGIAMVFQSYALYPHMKVYDNMAFGMKLAKAGKAEIDRRVREAARLLQIEHLLDRLPKQLSGGQRQRVAIGRAIVRDPRVFLFDEPLSNLDAALRVQTRLEIARLHHGMEDVTMIYVTHDQVEAMTLADRIAVLRDGRLEQVGTPAELYERPNSTFVAGFIGSPKMNFLTDGFAHAHDCATLGIRPEHIDIVEAGPWSGEVVHAEDLGADHYLFVEIGAAEPLVVRQPGKLARPLGTRLNLGPRLGHLHRFDANDAPIR, from the coding sequence ATGGCCAAGATCGAGTTGAAGAACGTCACCAAATCCTATGGCGGCTTGCAGGTCATCAAGGGCATCGACCTGGAGATCCGCAAGGGCGAGTTCATGGTCTTCGTCGGCCCGTCCGGCTGCGGCAAGTCCACGCTGCTGCGGCTGGTCTCGGGGCTGGAGGACATCACCAGCGGCGACATGCTGTTCGACGGGCAACGGGTGAACGACCTGGTGCCCTCGGACCGCGGCATCGCCATGGTGTTCCAGAGCTATGCGCTTTACCCGCATATGAAGGTCTATGACAACATGGCCTTCGGCATGAAGCTGGCCAAGGCCGGCAAGGCCGAGATCGACCGCCGCGTGCGCGAGGCGGCGCGGCTGTTGCAGATCGAGCACCTGCTGGACCGCCTGCCCAAGCAACTGTCCGGCGGCCAGCGCCAGCGCGTCGCCATCGGCCGCGCCATCGTGCGCGACCCGCGCGTCTTCCTGTTCGACGAGCCGCTGTCGAACCTCGACGCGGCGCTGCGCGTGCAGACGCGGCTGGAGATCGCCCGGCTGCATCACGGCATGGAGGACGTGACGATGATCTACGTCACCCATGACCAGGTCGAGGCGATGACGCTGGCCGACCGCATCGCCGTGCTGCGCGACGGCAGGCTGGAGCAGGTGGGCACGCCGGCCGAGCTTTACGAGCGGCCGAACTCGACCTTCGTCGCCGGCTTCATCGGCAGTCCCAAGATGAACTTCCTGACCGACGGTTTCGCGCATGCGCATGACTGCGCGACCCTGGGTATCCGCCCCGAGCATATCGACATCGTCGAGGCCGGCCCCTGGTCGGGCGAGGTCGTCCATGCCGAGGATCTGGGCGCCGACCATTACCTTTTCGTCGAGATCGGCGCCGCCGAGCCGCTGGTCGTGCGCCAGCCGGGCAAGCTGGCCCGGCCGCTGGGCACGCGGCTGAACCTTGGGCCGCGCCTGGGCCACCTGCACCGTTTCGACGCCAACGACGCGCCGATCCGCTGA
- a CDS encoding Gfo/Idh/MocA family protein, whose amino-acid sequence MVRLLVIGTGGMAANHARAFAGIPGVELVGGVDPRPEPLAAFNAEHGIARGFASLDEALAWGAFDAATNVTPDAAHYPTTMPLLAAGKHVLCEKPLATNAADAAAMAEAAARAGVVNMVNLSYRDVPALQKAAAMVRAGEIGAVRHFEASYLQSWLTQPGWGDWRTDPKWLWRVSTAHGSKGVLGDVGIHILDFATYIAGQDAAQVSCLLKTFDKAPGGRIGDYVLDANDSATMQIVLENGALGTVAATRFASGHLNDLRLRIYGDRGGLEVCFENRVSRLRACLSPDLEIAAWHEVDCPPVPTIYQRFVAAIRGEGAVDPDFARGAALQRLLDRAEESSVGAGLGLAV is encoded by the coding sequence ATGGTCCGGCTTCTCGTCATCGGCACCGGCGGCATGGCGGCGAACCATGCCCGTGCCTTCGCCGGCATTCCCGGCGTCGAGCTGGTGGGCGGCGTGGACCCGCGGCCCGAGCCGCTGGCCGCCTTCAACGCCGAACATGGCATTGCCCGCGGCTTCGCCAGCCTGGACGAGGCGCTGGCCTGGGGCGCGTTCGACGCCGCGACCAACGTGACGCCGGATGCCGCGCATTATCCGACCACCATGCCGCTGCTGGCGGCGGGCAAGCATGTGCTGTGCGAAAAGCCGCTGGCCACCAATGCCGCGGATGCGGCAGCGATGGCCGAGGCGGCGGCGCGGGCGGGCGTGGTGAACATGGTCAATCTCAGCTATCGCGACGTGCCGGCGCTGCAAAAGGCCGCCGCGATGGTCCGCGCGGGCGAGATCGGCGCGGTGCGGCATTTCGAGGCGAGCTACCTGCAAAGCTGGCTGACCCAGCCCGGCTGGGGCGATTGGCGCACCGACCCGAAATGGCTGTGGCGGGTCTCGACCGCGCATGGCTCCAAGGGGGTGCTGGGCGATGTGGGCATCCATATCCTCGATTTCGCCACCTATATCGCCGGGCAGGACGCGGCGCAGGTTTCCTGCCTGCTCAAGACCTTCGACAAGGCGCCGGGCGGGCGGATCGGCGACTATGTGCTGGACGCCAACGACAGCGCCACCATGCAGATCGTGCTGGAAAACGGCGCGCTGGGGACGGTGGCGGCGACGCGCTTTGCCTCCGGGCACCTGAACGACCTGCGGCTGCGGATCTATGGCGACCGCGGCGGGCTGGAAGTCTGCTTCGAGAACCGCGTGAGCCGGCTGCGCGCCTGCCTGTCGCCTGACCTGGAGATCGCCGCCTGGCACGAGGTCGACTGCCCGCCGGTGCCGACGATCTACCAGCGCTTCGTCGCCGCGATCCGGGGCGAGGGCGCGGTCGATCCCGATTTCGCCCGCGGCGCGGCGCTGCAACGCCTGCTGGACCGGGCCGAGGAATCCTCGGTCGGGGCCGGGCTCGGCCTCGCCGTCTAG